A single window of uncultured Methanospirillum sp. DNA harbors:
- the uvrA gene encoding excinuclease ABC subunit UvrA produces MIKGAREHNLKNITIAIPRDELVVITGLSGSGKSTLAFDTIYAEGQRRYVESLSSYARQFLGLMNKPDVDSIEGLSPAISIEQKSTSKNPRSTVGTVTEIYDYLRLLYARIGIAYCPEHNLPIIAQSPEKIAEKIEEELSGMITILAPLVRKKKGTYQQLFKDLNKEGFARVRVNGEIYRTEDEIVLERYKMHTIDLVVDRMDLSDHSRIVEAVEQATARSDGLVIAFGEDGVDHLYSAKMACPVCGLTFEELQPRMFSFNSPFGACPECKGLGIRMDFDSGLIIPDKEKSIADGAIATYRNFLDGYRSQLVGAVAEHFGFTIHTPIKDLTPKQYEVLMFGSPEQINFHMSYKQGQGTWSHKGTWEGLLPQAERLYQQTESEYRKRELEKFMRISECPVCHGKRLKETVLAVRIAGHSIVDVTDLSITSCIRFFETIQLTDKEREIAQQVLKEIQSRLLFLQRVGLGYLTLSRTAGSLSGGEAQRIRLATQIGANLMGVLYVLDEPSIGLHQRDNNRLIETLRQLRDLGNTLIVVEHDEDTIRAADWVIDMGPGAGTHGGAVVAEGTPDEIEKHPESLTGAYLSGRMMIEVPQNRRTSKRFITITGCRANNLKGVSARIPMGTLTLVTGVSGSGKSTLIYDTLYPALQKAVYNSRVDVGAHDELIFDEEVDKVIVIDQSPIGRTPRSNPATYTKVFDEIRTLYAETKEAKVRGYKSGRFSFNVKGGRCEACQGDGLIKIEMNFLPDVYIECEECKGTRYNRETLEVKYKGKSIADALAMSVEEAMEIFGNIPKIRNKLQTLLDVGLGYIKLGQSATTLSGGEAQRIKLTRELSKRATGKTVYLLDEPTTGLHFHDVRKLITVLDGLVEKGNTVLVIEHNLDVIKSADYIIDLGPEGGDAGGEIIATGTPEEIAQATKSHTGMFLKKLLPTQETTSKPKPVKKRTQTKKNK; encoded by the coding sequence CTGATAAAAGGAGCACGAGAGCATAATCTTAAAAATATTACCATTGCGATTCCGCGTGATGAACTGGTTGTCATCACAGGTCTCTCTGGATCAGGAAAATCCACCCTCGCCTTTGATACGATCTATGCTGAAGGTCAGCGCAGATATGTAGAATCTCTCTCATCGTATGCAAGGCAGTTCCTCGGGCTGATGAACAAGCCTGATGTGGACAGTATCGAAGGGCTTTCACCTGCTATCTCAATCGAGCAGAAATCTACCAGCAAAAACCCACGCTCAACCGTTGGTACAGTCACCGAGATTTACGATTACCTTCGTCTGCTTTACGCCCGTATTGGTATTGCCTACTGCCCAGAACATAACCTCCCCATCATCGCCCAGTCACCGGAGAAGATCGCTGAGAAGATAGAAGAGGAACTCTCCGGGATGATCACCATCCTTGCCCCGTTAGTCAGGAAGAAGAAGGGAACCTACCAGCAACTCTTCAAAGATCTCAACAAAGAGGGATTTGCCAGGGTCAGGGTCAACGGTGAGATCTACCGGACCGAGGACGAGATCGTCCTTGAACGGTACAAGATGCACACCATCGATCTCGTTGTTGACCGGATGGACCTTTCAGACCACTCACGCATTGTCGAGGCTGTGGAGCAGGCGACCGCGAGGTCAGACGGTCTCGTGATCGCGTTCGGAGAAGACGGAGTAGATCACCTCTACTCGGCAAAGATGGCATGTCCGGTCTGTGGCTTGACCTTTGAGGAACTTCAGCCACGAATGTTCTCGTTCAACAGCCCCTTCGGTGCCTGCCCAGAATGCAAAGGGCTCGGGATCAGGATGGACTTCGACTCAGGTCTTATTATTCCTGACAAAGAAAAGTCCATCGCAGACGGGGCCATCGCCACGTACCGGAATTTTCTCGACGGGTACCGTTCACAGCTTGTCGGAGCAGTGGCCGAGCACTTTGGGTTTACTATTCACACACCGATCAAAGATCTGACACCGAAACAGTATGAAGTTCTGATGTTCGGCTCACCCGAACAGATCAACTTCCACATGAGTTACAAGCAGGGGCAGGGAACCTGGTCACACAAAGGAACATGGGAAGGACTGCTCCCTCAGGCAGAACGGCTCTACCAGCAGACCGAATCTGAGTACCGCAAACGTGAACTCGAAAAGTTCATGCGGATCAGTGAGTGTCCGGTATGTCACGGGAAACGGCTGAAGGAGACGGTGCTTGCCGTCAGGATTGCCGGACACTCGATCGTGGATGTGACCGATCTCTCGATTACGTCATGCATCAGGTTCTTTGAAACGATCCAACTGACCGACAAGGAACGCGAGATCGCACAGCAGGTGCTCAAAGAGATCCAGTCACGTCTTCTCTTTCTGCAGCGTGTCGGGCTCGGTTACCTCACACTCTCAAGGACTGCAGGAAGCCTTTCGGGAGGAGAGGCACAGCGGATCAGGCTCGCAACACAGATCGGTGCAAATCTCATGGGTGTGCTCTATGTGCTTGATGAGCCGTCAATCGGGTTGCACCAACGTGATAACAACCGGCTGATCGAGACACTCCGCCAGCTCCGTGACCTCGGCAACACGCTCATCGTGGTTGAGCATGACGAGGACACGATCAGGGCGGCAGACTGGGTGATAGACATGGGGCCCGGCGCAGGTACCCATGGCGGGGCAGTTGTTGCAGAGGGTACACCTGATGAGATAGAGAAGCATCCCGAATCACTGACCGGGGCTTACCTGTCAGGACGGATGATGATAGAGGTTCCGCAGAACCGCAGAACCAGCAAGAGATTTATCACCATAACCGGATGTCGGGCAAACAATCTGAAAGGAGTATCTGCCAGAATTCCGATGGGCACCCTTACTCTCGTGACCGGAGTTTCAGGATCTGGAAAATCTACCCTCATCTATGATACGCTATATCCTGCCCTTCAGAAGGCGGTATACAACTCACGGGTCGATGTCGGGGCTCACGATGAACTCATCTTTGACGAAGAGGTCGACAAGGTGATCGTCATCGATCAGTCACCTATCGGCAGAACTCCGAGGTCTAATCCTGCAACATACACCAAGGTCTTTGATGAGATCAGAACCCTGTATGCAGAGACCAAAGAGGCAAAAGTCAGAGGATATAAATCAGGGCGTTTCTCGTTCAATGTCAAAGGGGGACGTTGCGAGGCATGTCAGGGCGACGGGCTGATCAAGATCGAGATGAACTTTCTGCCTGATGTATACATCGAGTGTGAGGAATGCAAGGGTACCAGGTACAACAGGGAGACTCTCGAGGTTAAATACAAGGGAAAATCCATCGCTGATGCCCTCGCCATGAGTGTCGAAGAGGCGATGGAGATCTTTGGGAACATCCCGAAGATCAGGAACAAACTCCAGACTCTGCTCGATGTCGGTCTCGGATACATCAAACTCGGCCAGAGTGCGACAACCCTGTCCGGTGGTGAAGCACAGCGGATCAAACTAACCCGTGAACTCTCAAAGCGGGCCACCGGTAAAACCGTGTACCTGCTTGATGAACCGACGACCGGGCTTCATTTCCATGATGTACGAAAACTGATTACCGTTCTTGACGGACTTGTTGAAAAAGGAAACACGGTCCTCGTCATCGAGCACAATCTGGATGTTATCAAATCGGCAGACTACATCATTGATCTCGGTCCTGAAGGAGGAGATGCCGGAGGCGAGATCATCGCAACCGGCACACCTGAAGAGATAGCCCAGGCTACAAAGAGCCATACAGGAATGTTTCTCAAAAAACTCCTGCCCACCCAGGAGACAACATCAAAACCAAAACCAGTGAAAAAGCGAACCCAGACAAAAAAGAACAAATAA
- the uvrC gene encoding excinuclease ABC subunit UvrC yields the protein MIDLKILPHDPGCYLFKDVEGTIIYIGKAKNLKKRVSSYFQKTDHGAKTNRMVSEAVDLDFIITASEVEALILENTLIKRHQPKFNIDLKDAKSYAFIRISDDPFPRIGIARYRGGKKGGSLYGPFVSAAERDQVLAFIKQTFHLRTCRKMTKRACLRSHLETCSAPCQGKVSESEYQYQVKSADLLLKGKNQDLIASLKEEMAGHAEREEYEQALAIRDQIAAIERLSERQYVQRQKQANEHIINYQIVSGTVYLILFTIERGTLTSKEEFVFPETEEFLEEFIIQYYANVRPPNELILPVIPDAAIEEYLSNIRETKVTLTVPIQGAKKHLLDLVMKNIEASFFAGKMRVIELGEALNLAGPPEVIECFDISHLSGTGTVGSMVSFRDGRPDKKNYRRFRIKTVEGIDDFSSIAEVVKRRYSRLKKEGLPLPDLIIIDGGQGQLHAAEAELETLHLSIPLISIAKREEEIYTTKRALPIPLSKKSPASLLVQEIRDEAHRFAITYQRQIRRKKALS from the coding sequence ATGATCGATCTCAAAATCCTTCCCCATGATCCGGGTTGCTACCTCTTCAAGGATGTAGAAGGGACGATCATCTACATCGGCAAAGCAAAAAACCTGAAAAAACGTGTATCGAGTTACTTTCAGAAGACCGATCACGGAGCCAAGACCAACCGGATGGTCAGTGAGGCTGTAGATCTTGATTTCATCATAACTGCTTCAGAGGTAGAAGCACTCATCCTTGAAAATACGCTGATCAAGCGTCATCAGCCAAAGTTCAACATAGATCTCAAGGATGCCAAAAGTTACGCATTCATCAGGATCAGCGATGATCCCTTTCCCAGAATAGGCATAGCCAGGTACAGGGGAGGAAAAAAGGGTGGATCTCTGTATGGTCCGTTCGTCTCTGCTGCTGAACGTGACCAGGTCCTCGCATTCATCAAACAGACATTTCACCTGAGAACATGCAGAAAGATGACAAAACGGGCATGCCTTCGCTCACATCTCGAAACCTGCTCTGCCCCATGTCAGGGGAAAGTATCAGAGTCCGAGTATCAGTACCAGGTAAAGAGTGCTGATCTCCTACTGAAAGGAAAGAACCAGGATCTCATCGCCAGTCTCAAAGAGGAGATGGCAGGGCATGCAGAGCGGGAGGAGTACGAACAGGCACTTGCAATCAGGGATCAGATCGCTGCCATCGAACGCCTTTCTGAGCGGCAGTATGTTCAGCGGCAGAAGCAGGCAAATGAACACATCATCAACTACCAGATCGTATCAGGGACAGTATACCTGATCCTCTTCACTATCGAAAGGGGGACCCTCACCAGCAAGGAAGAGTTTGTCTTTCCAGAGACTGAGGAGTTTCTTGAGGAATTTATCATCCAGTATTATGCAAATGTGCGGCCACCGAACGAACTGATCCTGCCAGTGATCCCTGATGCTGCAATCGAAGAGTATCTATCAAACATCAGAGAGACCAAAGTGACCCTTACAGTTCCTATACAAGGGGCAAAAAAACACCTTCTGGATCTTGTGATGAAGAACATTGAAGCCTCCTTCTTTGCCGGAAAGATGAGAGTTATCGAACTTGGAGAAGCCCTGAACCTGGCAGGTCCTCCTGAAGTAATCGAGTGCTTTGATATCTCCCACCTTTCAGGTACAGGCACCGTTGGATCCATGGTGAGTTTCAGGGATGGAAGACCTGACAAAAAGAACTACCGGAGGTTCAGGATCAAGACTGTGGAGGGGATCGATGACTTCTCCTCGATAGCCGAGGTTGTGAAACGCAGGTATAGCAGGCTGAAAAAAGAGGGACTGCCACTTCCGGATCTTATCATCATCGACGGTGGCCAGGGGCAACTCCATGCCGCAGAGGCAGAACTTGAAACTCTTCATCTTTCCATACCGCTCATCTCCATCGCCAAGAGAGAAGAGGAGATCTATACCACCAAACGAGCCCTACCGATTCCTCTTTCAAAGAAGAGCCCTGCATCCCTTCTTGTCCAGGAGATCAGGGATGAGGCACACAGGTTTGCGATCACGTACCAGCGTCAGATCAGACGGAAGAAGGCACTATCATGA
- the uvrB gene encoding excinuclease ABC subunit UvrB: protein MTDFQIVSEYQPRGSQPEAIRELVEGYNKGFPAQTLLGVTGSGKTFTMANVIAELNMPTLVLAHNKTLAAQLYHEFREFFPHNRVEYFVSYYDYYQPESYIAKKDQYIEKDAQINPKIEMMRLSATASLLGRNDVIVVSSVSCIYGLGRPDTYKSMGFDLGVGQKIERKDIISRLVDNLYERNDIELIPGRFRVKGETIDLVPSYYNNIIRIELFGDEVDRITEINRTTGDPVEKLRHIYVYPARHYIIPEEQKEAAIQSIEVELQERLPHLGMLEAHRLEQRTKYDLEMIRETGSCKGIENYSRHFDGRSVGEKPYCLLDYFPKDFLFFIDESHQTVPQVRAMFNGDRSRKIPLVDYGFRLPSAFDNRPLRFHEFERYLKHVIFVSATPAEYEKELSQQVVEQIIRPTGLIDPVVEVRPIKGQMEDVRSEIQKTFEKGDRVLLTTLTKRLAEELTEYLEARGVKTRYLHSDIDTLERTEIIRELRLGIFDVLVGINLLREGLDIPEVGFIGILDADKEGFLRDARSLIQIIGRAARNAEAHVVLYADTITGSMQTAMDETERRRSLQMGYNKEHNITPQTIKKPVREQEIELPAGKPVQKSSIPAMIIDLEAQMKTAAQLLNFEEAIMLRDKIGALKKELE, encoded by the coding sequence ATGACAGACTTTCAGATCGTATCAGAGTACCAGCCACGGGGGTCACAACCTGAAGCAATCCGGGAACTGGTGGAAGGATACAACAAGGGATTCCCGGCACAGACCCTTCTCGGCGTGACCGGATCAGGGAAGACCTTCACGATGGCAAACGTGATCGCTGAACTGAACATGCCAACGCTGGTGCTGGCCCACAACAAAACGCTCGCAGCCCAGCTCTACCATGAGTTCAGGGAGTTCTTTCCGCATAACCGGGTCGAGTACTTTGTCTCGTACTACGATTACTATCAGCCTGAATCCTACATCGCAAAGAAGGACCAGTACATCGAGAAGGACGCACAGATAAACCCGAAGATAGAGATGATGCGGCTCTCGGCTACCGCATCACTGCTCGGTAGAAATGATGTTATTGTCGTCTCTTCAGTCTCATGCATCTATGGTCTCGGTCGTCCAGACACCTACAAGAGCATGGGATTTGATCTCGGAGTGGGTCAGAAGATCGAACGCAAGGATATCATCTCGCGGCTCGTCGACAATCTCTACGAACGAAATGATATCGAACTGATACCAGGCAGGTTCAGAGTAAAAGGGGAGACCATCGATCTTGTCCCGAGTTATTATAACAATATCATCAGGATCGAACTCTTCGGCGATGAGGTAGATCGGATCACCGAGATCAACCGGACAACCGGAGACCCGGTTGAGAAACTCAGGCATATCTACGTGTACCCGGCAAGGCACTACATCATTCCAGAAGAACAGAAAGAGGCAGCGATCCAGTCTATCGAGGTCGAACTCCAGGAACGGCTGCCTCATCTCGGGATGCTTGAGGCCCACCGGCTTGAGCAGAGGACAAAGTATGACCTCGAGATGATCAGGGAGACCGGCTCATGCAAAGGGATCGAGAACTACTCACGCCACTTTGACGGCAGGAGTGTCGGAGAAAAACCATACTGTCTGCTCGATTACTTCCCGAAAGATTTTCTCTTCTTCATCGATGAGAGTCACCAGACAGTCCCCCAGGTCAGGGCGATGTTCAACGGTGACCGATCGCGTAAGATCCCACTTGTGGATTACGGGTTCAGGCTGCCGTCTGCATTTGATAACCGCCCACTCAGGTTTCATGAGTTTGAGCGGTACCTGAAGCACGTGATATTTGTCTCTGCTACCCCGGCAGAGTACGAAAAAGAACTCTCACAACAGGTTGTCGAGCAGATCATCAGACCTACCGGCCTTATCGATCCGGTGGTTGAAGTCAGGCCGATCAAAGGGCAGATGGAGGACGTCAGATCAGAGATCCAGAAGACGTTTGAAAAGGGAGACCGGGTCCTCCTTACCACGTTAACCAAACGGCTTGCTGAAGAACTCACCGAGTACCTTGAAGCACGGGGCGTGAAGACACGGTACCTTCACTCAGACATTGACACCCTTGAACGGACCGAGATCATCAGAGAACTCAGACTAGGAATCTTTGACGTACTTGTCGGGATCAACCTTCTCCGTGAGGGTCTTGATATCCCGGAGGTCGGATTCATCGGTATCCTCGATGCTGACAAGGAAGGATTCCTTCGTGATGCCAGGAGTCTGATCCAGATCATCGGGCGTGCAGCCCGCAACGCAGAGGCACATGTTGTACTGTATGCAGACACCATCACCGGCTCAATGCAGACTGCCATGGATGAGACAGAGAGAAGACGCAGTCTGCAGATGGGATACAACAAGGAACACAACATAACACCCCAGACTATCAAAAAACCGGTGAGGGAGCAGGAGATCGAACTTCCGGCTGGAAAGCCGGTACAAAAGTCATCAATTCCGGCGATGATCATAGACCTGGAGGCACAGATGAAGACAGCAGCCCAACTCCTCAATTTTGAGGAGGCCATCATGCTCAGGGACAAGATCGGAGCACTGAAGAAAGAACTGGAATAA
- a CDS encoding PKD domain-containing protein, with amino-acid sequence MNDLQGKCEVMAYKTAYPVIAGLLILAFLISGSMAEPQQKGVVFVNSVPEGAEIYLTNVSVSPDNLTVSDTEGLTPREFFVNPGTYRLFLKKYGFITWWNESFTVTPGTYLNFSTVTLTPNNPVYGAIHLDTNPSDSDLTLHREIPNVTSLIYSKTPASVESLPPGTYIYNITRSGYYPKNGTTEVTAGNVTELRINLDPIPETAPVTFKSEPTNADVFIYQISRMNADQQSALVSKMDAALSNFNGTHEDVAAKVQGVVSTEDVTPEYLKYTAGIIGNTTTTQQLYSGEYFTVFFKDRYHWGYKFFNVTASVPSTVEVELTPFTNYVQVYFETSVDDDDHPELGIPKGASVTYDEEVQENRTPCWISLPSQKIVNVTFDRMPLNLPKTVTVDTSLFVGRPSKWGQIISLDRATYFIQAASDDHSSIQPSGLIPVIAGETKEFTLSGEHPAYLAHNLTVDRTSEGKPVFNITYNLENVTYPHEKTLGNATLYLNSLKKQVAVNATAGKGGSVNNAGITFYDYGDDSAAYNFSPDTDYQVKQLYLDGEPVPYAPSYVIQGSKMTYNHTLYCTFRPTKVTVFANYSAGGKIDPSDPYQVDYDGCTKNTTGVPDPGYYLSYLRPEFESGDSYMESEGFKTNFQICNLHTNLTWHAVFEKQWFNVTSSAIPANAGMIVPAGDSTATYGQIMTFNSTAFSGYQLADITDNGVSKGPINSYTVNVTENHEIIAHFQPDVLTITAVAGQGGQIEPNGTVNVTFGNTQCFNITAFSNYFISNVEVDGVSQGNNTSPMTYCFPNVTKNHSINTSFSKYAYTITPSAGTGGTISPSTPQNVTIGDSISFTIAADPCYTIGDVIVDGVSSGPQVSPYVYTFPNVNADHTIQAVFQIKTYNILVNQSNGGNISPAGTNGIVQVNCGSSQIFTMTPDTGNALYDLIVDNTSVGPINPYTFLNISSDHTIEPVFVLPPVPDFEADRVRVPPKYPVTFKDLTINNPTDWLWDFGDGEVTNVREPVHLYAKTGNYTVKLTAFNAAAPTGVTVEKKDYITVTTDPIACMMAKPQGGTVPPGLTVEFTDCSLNTEDVSWGWVFGDSSAGSLSKNITHTYTGPGVYQVTHQVDKPFTAKDYAYETITVMQQPVADFMAHPLSGKSPFSVQFEDKSQGFPTEWFWNFGDSTASYDQNPLHVYSTPGNYTVTLKVFSDEGTSERVKDGYISVL; translated from the coding sequence ATGAATGATTTACAGGGGAAGTGTGAAGTAATGGCATACAAAACTGCATATCCGGTCATCGCAGGACTGCTTATACTGGCATTCCTGATATCCGGAAGTATGGCGGAGCCACAACAGAAAGGGGTAGTCTTTGTCAACTCTGTTCCAGAGGGAGCAGAGATCTACCTCACCAATGTGTCGGTATCGCCTGACAATCTGACTGTATCGGATACGGAGGGTCTCACTCCACGGGAGTTCTTTGTGAATCCCGGAACATACCGGCTATTTCTGAAGAAGTACGGATTTATCACGTGGTGGAATGAGTCATTCACTGTCACCCCGGGAACGTACCTTAACTTCAGCACGGTGACACTTACCCCGAATAACCCGGTCTATGGTGCAATCCATCTTGATACCAACCCGTCTGATTCGGATCTGACCCTTCATCGTGAGATTCCAAATGTCACCAGTCTGATCTACAGTAAGACTCCTGCGTCAGTGGAGTCACTGCCTCCTGGGACCTATATCTATAACATCACCCGGTCCGGATATTATCCAAAGAACGGGACCACTGAGGTAACTGCGGGTAACGTGACTGAACTTCGGATTAATCTCGATCCGATCCCGGAGACTGCACCGGTGACCTTCAAGAGTGAACCGACAAATGCTGATGTCTTTATCTATCAGATCAGCAGGATGAATGCTGATCAGCAGAGTGCACTTGTATCAAAGATGGATGCTGCTCTGAGTAACTTCAATGGCACCCACGAAGACGTTGCAGCAAAAGTTCAGGGTGTGGTCTCAACCGAGGATGTTACTCCTGAGTACCTGAAGTACACAGCAGGAATTATTGGCAACACGACGACAACACAGCAACTCTACTCCGGAGAATACTTCACAGTCTTCTTCAAGGATCGCTACCACTGGGGCTACAAATTCTTCAACGTGACTGCCAGTGTCCCGAGCACGGTTGAGGTAGAGCTGACACCATTCACCAACTATGTTCAGGTCTACTTCGAGACCAGTGTCGATGATGATGATCATCCTGAACTGGGTATCCCCAAGGGAGCCAGTGTCACCTATGATGAAGAAGTGCAGGAGAACAGGACTCCGTGCTGGATCAGTCTGCCTTCCCAGAAGATCGTCAATGTGACCTTTGACCGGATGCCTTTAAACCTGCCAAAGACTGTCACGGTTGACACGAGCCTGTTTGTTGGTCGTCCATCAAAATGGGGACAGATCATCAGCCTTGATCGTGCCACATACTTCATACAGGCAGCATCAGATGATCACTCATCGATCCAGCCATCAGGTCTTATCCCGGTTATTGCAGGAGAGACAAAGGAGTTCACCCTGAGCGGAGAACATCCGGCATATCTTGCACACAACCTGACAGTGGACCGGACGAGCGAAGGAAAACCTGTATTCAATATCACCTATAATCTCGAAAACGTCACATATCCACATGAGAAGACACTTGGCAATGCAACGCTCTATCTGAATTCCCTCAAGAAGCAGGTAGCTGTTAATGCAACTGCCGGAAAAGGCGGTTCAGTCAACAACGCAGGAATAACCTTCTATGACTACGGTGATGACAGTGCAGCCTATAACTTCTCACCTGATACAGACTACCAGGTCAAGCAGTTGTATCTGGATGGTGAGCCGGTTCCATATGCACCGTCCTATGTGATTCAGGGTTCGAAGATGACATACAACCATACGTTGTACTGCACCTTCCGACCGACCAAAGTCACTGTCTTTGCAAATTATTCAGCAGGAGGAAAGATTGACCCATCTGATCCCTATCAGGTGGATTATGACGGATGCACGAAGAACACCACCGGTGTTCCTGATCCTGGATACTACCTCTCGTACCTCAGACCCGAGTTTGAATCAGGTGATTCATACATGGAGTCCGAAGGCTTCAAGACCAACTTCCAGATCTGCAACCTTCACACCAACCTCACCTGGCATGCAGTCTTTGAGAAGCAGTGGTTCAATGTAACATCCTCTGCCATCCCTGCAAATGCCGGGATGATCGTTCCAGCCGGTGACTCGACAGCAACGTATGGGCAGATAATGACCTTCAACTCGACAGCCTTCTCTGGATACCAGCTTGCAGATATCACTGACAACGGAGTTTCCAAGGGCCCGATCAACTCATATACCGTCAATGTTACCGAGAACCACGAGATTATTGCACATTTTCAGCCTGACGTCCTGACCATCACGGCGGTTGCTGGTCAGGGCGGTCAAATCGAGCCCAATGGCACGGTTAATGTTACCTTCGGGAACACCCAGTGCTTTAACATCACCGCATTCAGTAACTACTTCATCTCCAATGTGGAGGTTGATGGCGTTAGTCAGGGTAACAATACCAGTCCGATGACGTATTGCTTCCCGAATGTGACAAAAAATCACTCGATTAACACAAGTTTCAGCAAGTATGCCTACACTATAACACCATCAGCAGGAACTGGTGGAACCATCTCACCATCAACTCCACAGAATGTAACCATTGGTGACTCTATCAGTTTCACCATCGCAGCAGACCCATGCTACACCATCGGCGATGTTATCGTTGATGGAGTAAGCAGCGGTCCGCAGGTCAGTCCCTATGTGTACACATTCCCGAATGTGAATGCTGATCACACAATCCAGGCAGTATTCCAGATCAAGACATACAACATCCTGGTCAACCAGTCCAATGGTGGTAACATCTCACCGGCAGGAACAAATGGAATCGTCCAGGTAAACTGCGGGTCAAGCCAGATCTTCACCATGACTCCTGACACAGGGAATGCACTCTACGATCTGATCGTGGACAACACCTCTGTAGGCCCGATCAATCCATACACCTTCCTGAACATCAGCTCAGATCACACCATCGAGCCGGTCTTCGTGCTCCCTCCAGTGCCTGACTTTGAGGCAGATCGTGTCAGAGTTCCACCAAAGTACCCGGTCACATTCAAGGATCTCACCATAAACAACCCGACTGACTGGCTCTGGGACTTTGGTGATGGTGAAGTGACCAATGTACGCGAGCCGGTTCACCTCTATGCCAAGACCGGTAACTACACCGTCAAACTCACGGCATTCAATGCGGCAGCACCGACTGGTGTTACAGTTGAGAAGAAGGACTACATCACGGTGACCACCGACCCGATTGCATGCATGATGGCAAAACCACAGGGAGGAACTGTGCCTCCGGGATTGACCGTCGAGTTCACTGACTGTTCACTGAACACAGAGGATGTCTCATGGGGCTGGGTCTTTGGTGACAGCAGTGCCGGTTCACTCTCAAAGAACATCACGCATACCTACACTGGACCGGGTGTCTACCAGGTAACTCACCAGGTTGACAAACCGTTCACTGCAAAGGACTATGCATATGAGACGATCACCGTCATGCAGCAGCCGGTTGCTGACTTCATGGCACACCCACTCTCTGGTAAGTCACCGTTCAGTGTCCAGTTCGAGGACAAATCACAGGGCTTCCCGACTGAGTGGTTCTGGAACTTCGGTGACAGCACAGCGTCATACGATCAGAATCCGCTGCACGTATACTCTACACCTGGCAACTACACGGTAACTCTGAAGGTCTTCAGCGATGAAGGAACTTCAGAGAGGGTAAAGGACGGATACATCTCCGTTCTCTAA